One region of Veillonellaceae bacterium genomic DNA includes:
- the rsmH gene encoding 16S rRNA (cytosine(1402)-N(4))-methyltransferase RsmH gives MNFHHISVLMEESIDKLITDPSGIYVDCTLGGSGHASQIVQRLDEAGRFIGIDQDPEAISVGKQRLANARCRVDIVQNNFRNLEQILDELHVDQIDGIIFDLGVSSHQLDIPERGFSYMQDAPLDMRMNPIAPLSAYDVVNTYSEQELARVIYDYGEERWAKRIAKFIVEERANKKIATTSHLVEIIKKAIPAAARREGPHPAKRTFQAIRIEVNDELGILNQTFLTAVGRLKPGGRICIITFHSLEDRIAKQTLQSLARGCICPPRLPVCVCGQIPKVKTFGKAIAPSLAEIENNPRSRSAKLRVAEKL, from the coding sequence GTGAATTTCCACCACATAAGTGTTCTTATGGAAGAAAGTATTGATAAGTTAATTACAGATCCTTCGGGAATTTATGTTGACTGTACGCTTGGGGGAAGTGGTCATGCTTCTCAAATTGTGCAAAGACTGGACGAGGCAGGTCGATTTATTGGTATTGATCAAGATCCTGAGGCCATTTCCGTTGGCAAGCAAAGATTAGCAAATGCCAGATGCCGGGTAGATATAGTTCAGAACAATTTCCGGAACCTTGAGCAAATATTAGATGAGCTTCATGTCGACCAAATTGATGGTATAATTTTCGACTTGGGGGTATCATCTCATCAACTGGATATCCCAGAGCGTGGGTTTTCTTATATGCAAGATGCTCCCCTTGATATGAGAATGAATCCAATTGCACCGCTATCAGCTTATGATGTTGTAAACACTTATTCTGAGCAAGAACTTGCCAGAGTGATATATGATTACGGTGAAGAACGTTGGGCAAAACGGATAGCAAAGTTTATTGTTGAGGAAAGAGCTAACAAAAAAATTGCGACAACTAGTCACCTTGTTGAAATTATAAAAAAAGCGATACCCGCCGCAGCTCGACGAGAAGGTCCACACCCCGCTAAACGTACTTTCCAAGCCATTAGAATTGAGGTAAATGATGAACTTGGAATTCTAAACCAAACCTTTTTAACCGCAGTTGGCAGGCTCAAACCTGGGGGGCGGATATGCATAATTACTTTTCATTCATTAGAAGACCGCATAGCTAAACAGACTCTGCAGTCATTAGCACGCGGGTGTATCTGTCCTCCTAGACTGCCAGTGTGTGTGTGCGGACAGATTCCTAAAGTTAAAACCTTTGGTAAAGCGATAGCGCCTTCATTAGCCGAAATTGAGAATAACCCACGATCACGAAGTGCAAAACTACGAGTTGCAGAAAAGTTATAA
- a CDS encoding cell division protein FtsL: MLASRKQDWVIEEEQQQQQIAPSSDKGLKHKNAKLRLKCFMMVTMIAIAAMFVTIRSEAIIRAGYELVQTKAQILKYEKENEMLRLDIAKLKSPQRIQQIATAQFGMVVPQNVYCASISSSDETNNSSSTNNVAATTIMEILKSGTAEASKGR, translated from the coding sequence ATGTTAGCGAGTAGAAAGCAAGATTGGGTAATAGAAGAAGAACAACAACAACAACAAATCGCCCCGTCCTCCGATAAAGGCTTAAAACACAAGAACGCTAAACTGCGGTTAAAATGTTTCATGATGGTTACAATGATAGCAATCGCAGCTATGTTTGTAACCATCCGAAGTGAAGCCATAATTAGAGCTGGTTATGAACTGGTCCAAACGAAAGCGCAGATACTTAAATACGAAAAAGAAAATGAAATGCTGCGACTAGACATAGCAAAATTAAAATCTCCCCAGCGTATTCAGCAGATTGCTACAGCTCAGTTTGGCATGGTTGTACCGCAAAATGTATATTGTGCTTCAATTTCGAGTAGTGATGAAACTAATAATAGCAGCTCAACTAATAATGTGGCAGCAACAACAATAATGGAGATCTTAAAGTCTGGCACAGCGGAGGCAAGCAAAGGGCGTTAA
- a CDS encoding stage V sporulation protein D, translating to MASAAHVTIRKRLAIFFLFVALIMFGLGCRLMYIQFFRSSWLTENAIDQRIRDIPVEAKRGVIYDRHGRELAVSVSTESVYAIPAEIRNAEETAAKLAAILNLDEDKLAAKLKKRQAFTWIKRKIDVESATAVKKLNLSGIGLTQENRRYYPNENLAAHVLGFTGIDSQGLDGIETTFDSYLKGRPGSIVVEYDARGREIPYASHRFVPPVEGHNIYLTIDTVIQQIIERDLERVMKDTQAAAATIIVMKPNTGEILALANRPDYNPNRFADFSPKLWRNIAVSNAYEPGSTFKVLTTTAALDAKVVKLDDRFFDPGGIEVQGRTIHCWKHGGHGSQSFCEVVENSCNTGFVTVGLKLGSDQFYKYLDAFGLGRPTNVDLPGEAKGIMINKNQVKPINIATMSMGQSIAVTPIQLLTAVSAVANDGLRVRPQIVREVRDKAGNVIRGFQPDIVERIVNVDTAKEVKNVLESVVSNGTGKNAYIEGYRIAGKTGTAQKVGGGGYVPGKYVASFVGFAPADNPQIAMLVVIDEPVGIYYGGQIAAPVFGAAAKDILEYLKVAPRLDENSNRESLEAHIIVPSVINLEVPEAIKVLRQAGLDVRVEESGGRVADQIPKPGSRIPKGTSVLVYTLTPRFGIGEVTVPDCNGLTLKETSELLGNVGLIISPIGTGQKTVKQDPLPGSKVPTGASITVFLE from the coding sequence ATGGCGTCAGCTGCACATGTTACCATTAGAAAAAGGTTAGCCATTTTCTTTCTTTTTGTTGCTTTAATCATGTTTGGATTAGGTTGCCGTCTAATGTATATCCAATTCTTTAGAAGTTCTTGGCTTACAGAAAATGCCATAGATCAACGTATTCGTGATATACCGGTCGAGGCCAAACGCGGGGTTATTTATGATCGACATGGAAGGGAATTAGCGGTAAGCGTTAGTACAGAATCCGTTTATGCAATTCCAGCCGAAATACGAAATGCAGAAGAGACAGCAGCCAAATTGGCTGCTATTTTGAATTTGGACGAAGATAAACTGGCTGCTAAATTAAAGAAGCGCCAAGCGTTTACTTGGATTAAACGAAAAATAGATGTTGAAAGCGCCACCGCCGTAAAAAAATTAAATTTATCAGGTATTGGCTTAACTCAAGAGAATCGCCGTTATTATCCTAATGAAAATCTAGCAGCTCACGTATTAGGGTTTACCGGTATCGACAGTCAAGGCTTAGATGGCATTGAGACGACTTTTGACAGTTATCTGAAAGGCCGTCCGGGAAGCATAGTTGTAGAGTATGACGCAAGGGGAAGAGAAATACCTTATGCGTCGCATCGATTTGTGCCACCCGTCGAAGGTCATAATATATATCTTACAATCGATACCGTAATTCAACAGATTATTGAGCGCGACCTTGAACGAGTGATGAAAGATACGCAAGCAGCTGCTGCTACTATTATTGTTATGAAACCAAACACTGGTGAAATATTAGCACTGGCTAACAGGCCTGACTATAATCCTAATAGATTTGCAGATTTTTCTCCAAAGTTGTGGCGCAACATCGCCGTATCAAACGCTTATGAACCGGGATCTACTTTTAAGGTTTTGACGACAACGGCTGCGCTTGATGCTAAGGTTGTTAAACTGGACGACCGGTTTTTTGATCCAGGAGGAATAGAAGTACAAGGAAGGACAATTCACTGTTGGAAACATGGAGGGCATGGGAGTCAAAGCTTTTGTGAGGTTGTAGAGAATTCGTGCAATACTGGGTTTGTTACAGTAGGACTAAAGTTAGGGAGTGATCAATTTTACAAGTATTTGGATGCATTTGGATTAGGGCGTCCGACTAATGTTGATCTGCCTGGTGAAGCAAAGGGTATTATGATAAATAAAAATCAGGTCAAGCCTATAAACATTGCTACCATGTCAATGGGACAGAGTATCGCGGTAACGCCTATTCAGTTACTTACTGCTGTTTCAGCTGTTGCCAATGATGGGTTGCGAGTAAGACCGCAAATTGTTAGAGAAGTTAGAGACAAGGCCGGTAATGTTATCCGAGGGTTTCAGCCGGATATAGTTGAGAGAATAGTTAATGTAGATACTGCAAAAGAGGTTAAGAATGTTTTGGAAAGTGTTGTAAGTAATGGGACAGGGAAAAATGCCTATATTGAAGGTTATCGAATAGCTGGTAAGACGGGAACTGCGCAGAAAGTAGGCGGCGGTGGGTATGTGCCGGGTAAATATGTAGCCTCCTTTGTAGGCTTTGCGCCTGCTGATAACCCGCAGATTGCAATGCTGGTAGTAATTGATGAGCCAGTCGGAATATATTACGGCGGACAAATAGCTGCCCCTGTTTTTGGTGCCGCTGCCAAAGATATTTTAGAATATTTAAAGGTCGCTCCACGTTTAGACGAGAATAGTAATCGGGAGAGCTTAGAGGCTCACATTATTGTTCCTAGCGTTATTAATTTAGAAGTTCCCGAAGCAATAAAGGTATTGCGGCAGGCTGGTCTCGATGTAAGAGTGGAGGAATCAGGCGGAAGGGTAGCCGACCAAATTCCCAAACCAGGTAGTAGAATACCTAAAGGAACGAGTGTGCTAGTGTATACTTTAACACCGCGATTTGGCATTGGAGAAGTAACAGTTCCTGATTGCAACGGACTGACTCTTAAGGAAACATCTGAGCTGCTTGGTAATGTAGGATTAATTATATCGCCAATTGGAACAGGACAAAAGACTGTCAAACAAGATCCTCTCCCCGGAAGTAAGGTTCCAACCGGGGCTAGTATAACTGTCTTTTTAGAATAG
- a CDS encoding UDP-N-acetylmuramoyl-L-alanyl-D-glutamate--2,6-diaminopimelate ligase has translation MTKKLKDLTALLPECEFNGNEEQLIHGIAHDSRKVTPGTLFVCLSGNVVDGHNFITEARQRGAAAILVEKDVSVNDIAVVKVADTRAAMRKITPFFYDYPAHKLRMIGITGTNGKTTTTYLIREILRTAGYKVGVIGTIQILIEDESMPISNTTPDVIDLQAILAEMVRQQIDYVVMEVSSHALALNRVDGCEFDVGVFTNMTQDHLDFHGTFEKYAAAKAELFRKLGASGNVKSRKTAIVNVDDVVADLMLEKANCNKITYAVQNEASLSADNIRIESKGAKFEVNTPYGKISLDLNITGLFNVYNVLAAIGATFAEGIGINKIKKALESFKSVPGRFEIVDAGQPFSVIVDYAHTPDGLENILKTARGFAEQRIIIVFGCGGDRDRTKRPIMGALAVQYADVIIATSDNPRTEDPDTILDEIETGIISSNKDNKLYRRISDRKKAIYAAISIAAKDDIVIIAGKGHETYQILKDKTISFDDREIAREAIREMK, from the coding sequence ATGACAAAAAAACTAAAAGATCTAACAGCTTTATTGCCGGAATGTGAGTTTAATGGTAATGAAGAACAGTTAATTCATGGTATAGCTCACGACTCCCGCAAGGTAACCCCTGGTACTTTGTTTGTATGTTTGTCGGGTAATGTCGTTGATGGTCATAACTTTATTACGGAGGCCCGCCAACGCGGAGCCGCAGCTATACTGGTTGAAAAGGATGTTTCTGTTAATGACATTGCGGTCGTTAAGGTTGCAGATACCAGAGCAGCAATGCGCAAAATAACGCCCTTTTTCTATGATTACCCTGCTCATAAGCTGCGAATGATCGGGATTACTGGCACCAATGGAAAAACCACTACAACGTACCTAATACGAGAAATATTGCGCACGGCTGGATATAAGGTAGGGGTAATCGGAACAATTCAGATACTTATTGAGGATGAAAGCATGCCTATAAGCAATACAACCCCGGACGTTATTGATCTCCAAGCAATTCTAGCAGAAATGGTAAGGCAACAAATAGACTACGTAGTAATGGAAGTTTCTTCGCATGCCCTAGCTCTTAACAGAGTAGATGGATGTGAATTCGATGTAGGGGTATTTACTAATATGACGCAGGATCATTTGGATTTTCATGGCACTTTTGAAAAATATGCAGCTGCTAAAGCCGAGCTTTTCCGCAAACTGGGGGCCTCTGGCAATGTCAAATCTAGGAAGACAGCTATTGTAAATGTCGACGATGTAGTGGCTGATTTGATGCTAGAGAAGGCCAATTGTAATAAAATTACTTATGCTGTTCAAAATGAAGCCAGTTTGTCGGCGGATAACATCAGGATTGAGTCAAAGGGAGCTAAATTCGAAGTTAACACACCGTATGGGAAGATATCGCTTGACCTTAATATAACTGGATTATTTAATGTTTACAATGTTTTAGCAGCTATCGGCGCAACGTTCGCTGAAGGAATTGGGATTAACAAGATTAAAAAGGCCTTGGAGTCTTTTAAAAGCGTTCCGGGGCGTTTTGAAATAGTTGACGCCGGACAGCCGTTCAGTGTCATTGTAGATTATGCGCATACTCCTGACGGTCTTGAAAACATTTTGAAAACAGCGCGCGGATTTGCTGAGCAGCGTATTATTATTGTATTTGGTTGCGGTGGCGACCGCGATCGTACTAAGCGGCCAATTATGGGTGCATTGGCAGTACAATACGCGGACGTTATTATAGCAACTTCGGATAATCCGCGTACAGAAGATCCTGATACTATACTTGATGAAATCGAGACTGGTATAATCAGTAGCAACAAGGATAATAAGTTGTACAGAAGGATTTCAGATCGTAAGAAGGCAATTTACGCAGCTATCAGTATTGCTGCAAAAGATGATATTGTTATTATTGCGGGTAAAGGGCATGAAACGTATCAAATCCTTAAGGATAAAACAATATCATTTGATGATCGGGAAATAGCCCGCGAGGCCATTAGGGAGATGAAGTGA
- a CDS encoding UDP-N-acetylmuramoyl-tripeptide--D-alanyl-D-alanine ligase: MTAFTLAEICAATEGIPVKLAEPIKFSGITTDTRSIRPGDLFIALRGERYDGHDFIPIALQNGAAGVIVSRGGEFASDNIPVIKVKDTLKALQALASFHRQRYNIPIIAVTGSNGKTTTKDMIAAVLGSRFNVLKTEANFNNEIGLPLTLLNLNATHDAGIVEMGMRGLGQIKELSDIALPNIGVITNVGETHIELLGSMENIARAKAELVESLPNNGLAILNGDNDHVRAMGRKTPARVLLYGLEDGCDVQGVDINTNTNGIGMTVGFKYLGRINKVFIPTIGRHNVYNALAAVSVGLGLGMEVDEIGEGLKRFVASGMRLAIEPKGKYTIINDAYNASPLSMSAAIDTLVEIASGRKVVVLGDMLELGQMAVEAHQKIGRKIGLSGVDIVVTVGELAAYIAEEAQRNGAKVSLACKNHEEAANVLKQYLTPGDTILIKGSRSMKMEQIIDVLS; encoded by the coding sequence ATGACAGCATTCACCTTAGCGGAGATTTGCGCTGCGACCGAGGGGATTCCGGTTAAGCTAGCGGAACCAATAAAATTTAGCGGTATAACAACCGACACAAGAAGTATACGTCCAGGCGACTTGTTTATTGCGCTCAGAGGCGAACGGTATGATGGACATGACTTTATTCCTATCGCATTACAAAATGGCGCGGCAGGGGTTATCGTTAGTCGGGGGGGAGAGTTCGCTAGTGATAATATTCCAGTTATTAAGGTTAAAGATACCTTAAAAGCCCTACAGGCATTGGCAAGTTTTCATCGTCAGCGTTATAATATTCCCATTATTGCTGTAACTGGTTCGAATGGTAAAACAACTACTAAAGATATGATAGCTGCGGTTTTAGGCAGCCGGTTTAATGTACTTAAAACAGAGGCTAATTTTAATAACGAGATTGGACTGCCGCTAACCTTGCTGAATCTTAACGCAACCCATGATGCTGGAATTGTTGAAATGGGTATGCGAGGACTTGGACAAATTAAAGAACTTTCCGACATCGCCTTGCCGAATATTGGGGTTATAACAAATGTCGGCGAGACGCATATAGAGTTATTAGGGTCAATGGAGAATATCGCCAGGGCGAAAGCGGAATTGGTAGAAAGTTTGCCAAATAATGGATTGGCAATATTAAATGGTGACAATGATCATGTACGAGCTATGGGAAGAAAAACACCAGCCCGCGTTCTATTATATGGTCTCGAAGATGGCTGCGATGTACAAGGTGTTGATATTAATACTAATACTAATGGGATTGGCATGACTGTTGGTTTTAAGTACTTAGGTAGAATAAACAAAGTATTTATTCCAACTATAGGAAGACATAATGTTTATAATGCCCTTGCGGCAGTATCTGTTGGCCTAGGACTAGGCATGGAAGTTGATGAGATTGGCGAAGGTTTGAAGCGTTTTGTCGCAAGCGGTATGCGGTTAGCGATTGAACCAAAAGGTAAGTACACGATAATAAATGATGCTTATAACGCTAGCCCTCTTTCAATGTCAGCCGCTATCGATACCTTGGTTGAGATAGCTAGCGGCCGTAAGGTAGTCGTCTTGGGAGATATGCTTGAACTAGGACAGATGGCCGTTGAGGCTCATCAAAAAATTGGACGCAAAATAGGACTTAGTGGTGTCGATATTGTAGTTACTGTTGGTGAGTTAGCTGCTTATATTGCAGAAGAAGCGCAACGTAACGGTGCTAAAGTATCGCTGGCTTGTAAAAACCATGAGGAAGCGGCGAATGTTTTAAAGCAGTATTTAACACCTGGCGATACAATCTTAATAAAAGGATCGCGAAGTATGAAAATGGAACAAATTATAGATGTATTGAGTTAA
- a CDS encoding phospho-N-acetylmuramoyl-pentapeptide-transferase produces MQALFYAAGVAFLVALVLGPLVIPLLRRLKFGQSIRQEGPERHYAKAGTPTMGGVIILIALLIPALIYAGKSVEVWLALFITIGHGMIGFLDDFIKVVLKRSLGLKARQKLLGQIIMAVALAYIAAGYMDRGTDLWIPVLGINFDLGPLYYALIFLVLVGTTNAVNLTDGLDGLAAGTTTVAAVAYAVICLSFGKFELAIFCVALAGATLGFLRFNAHPAKVFMGDTGSLALGGALASVAVMTKTELLLVLVGGVFVIEALSVIIQVASFKSTGKRVFLMSPIHHHFELSGWSETKVVIVFWLVGVVFGVIALAILAASRAGGI; encoded by the coding sequence ATGCAAGCATTGTTCTATGCCGCCGGCGTGGCATTTTTGGTGGCTTTAGTTTTAGGGCCATTGGTTATTCCATTGCTGCGGCGTTTAAAATTTGGTCAAAGTATCAGACAAGAAGGACCTGAGCGGCACTATGCAAAAGCCGGTACGCCAACCATGGGCGGAGTGATTATCCTTATTGCCTTATTAATTCCAGCGTTGATATATGCTGGAAAAAGCGTTGAAGTTTGGCTAGCGCTGTTTATTACGATTGGTCATGGTATGATAGGTTTTTTAGACGATTTTATAAAGGTAGTTCTTAAGCGTTCACTAGGATTAAAAGCCAGACAGAAACTTTTAGGGCAAATTATAATGGCAGTAGCCTTGGCTTATATTGCGGCAGGATATATGGATCGCGGCACTGATCTCTGGATTCCGGTACTGGGAATTAACTTTGACTTAGGTCCCTTGTATTACGCTCTGATCTTTCTGGTCCTTGTTGGAACTACTAATGCGGTAAACTTAACTGACGGTTTAGATGGTTTGGCGGCAGGTACTACGACAGTTGCCGCCGTAGCATATGCGGTAATATGCCTAAGCTTTGGTAAGTTTGAGTTAGCCATTTTTTGTGTTGCGCTGGCTGGCGCTACACTAGGCTTTCTCCGCTTTAATGCCCACCCTGCTAAGGTGTTTATGGGGGATACCGGTTCACTAGCTCTAGGCGGGGCTTTGGCTTCGGTAGCAGTAATGACAAAAACCGAATTGCTACTAGTTCTCGTTGGGGGTGTGTTTGTTATTGAGGCATTGTCGGTGATTATTCAAGTAGCCTCATTTAAATCAACCGGCAAGCGGGTATTTCTTATGAGCCCTATTCATCACCATTTTGAACTTTCAGGCTGGTCAGAAACCAAGGTAGTTATTGTATTTTGGCTTGTAGGCGTGGTTTTCGGCGTAATAGCCTTAGCTATTCTGGCAGCTAGTCGTGCAGGAGGAATATAG
- a CDS encoding UDP-N-acetylmuramoyl-L-alanine--D-glutamate ligase gives MDFKNKKILVLGAGISGISVTAILQKLGAKVTLSDNRTKENIDRDLSGLETLGVVLALGKQDESLLTDTDLIVLSPGISVYLPLVESAQTRGIQVISEIEVAYQICKSPLVAVTGTNGKTTTTTLVGEMVKTAYQDVVVGGNIGQALSHEVAGVDESGIVVAEISSFQLEAILNFRPRIAAILNITADHLDRHGTMATYIKMKEKIFANQTANDFLILNYDDDIVRDMAKRTKSKVVFFSRKSLLISGIFVQEGIIKIAWEGQVFSICPTDEIQVRGAHNIENAMAACGVAFFAGVDIEYMAQVLRGFNGVEHRIEPVATIDGVQYYNDSKATNPESAIKALDAFPGNVILIAGGRDKKTDLTEFMTVVREKVCHLILIGEASGRFHESAVRHGVKSIRIESDLESAVKLAHQLAEGKDVVLLSPACSSYDMFKNYEERGRAFKRFVQHLE, from the coding sequence GTGGATTTTAAAAATAAAAAAATACTTGTTTTAGGTGCAGGAATAAGCGGTATTTCGGTTACTGCAATTCTACAAAAATTGGGAGCAAAGGTAACCTTAAGTGATAATAGGACAAAAGAGAATATTGATAGAGACCTTTCTGGACTTGAAACCCTTGGAGTGGTATTAGCCTTAGGAAAACAAGATGAAAGTTTGCTTACTGATACTGATCTGATTGTTCTGTCGCCAGGGATATCTGTCTATCTGCCGCTTGTCGAATCAGCTCAGACAAGGGGGATACAAGTAATAAGCGAAATTGAGGTAGCGTATCAAATTTGTAAATCACCGCTTGTCGCTGTCACTGGTACTAACGGGAAGACAACAACTACAACATTGGTTGGTGAAATGGTTAAAACTGCTTATCAAGATGTGGTAGTTGGCGGTAATATTGGCCAGGCACTTTCACATGAAGTTGCTGGAGTTGATGAATCTGGCATAGTCGTTGCGGAAATATCAAGTTTTCAGTTAGAGGCAATTTTGAATTTTAGACCTAGGATCGCTGCAATTTTAAATATTACTGCAGATCATCTGGATAGGCATGGAACTATGGCTACCTACATAAAAATGAAAGAGAAAATCTTTGCTAACCAAACAGCAAATGATTTTCTGATTCTTAATTATGATGATGATATTGTTCGGGATATGGCCAAAAGAACCAAGTCAAAAGTTGTATTTTTTAGCCGTAAATCATTGCTGATATCTGGAATTTTTGTTCAAGAAGGAATTATAAAAATTGCGTGGGAGGGGCAAGTCTTTTCGATATGCCCAACTGACGAAATTCAAGTACGTGGCGCTCACAATATTGAAAATGCGATGGCTGCCTGTGGCGTTGCTTTTTTTGCGGGTGTAGATATTGAATATATGGCTCAAGTTTTGCGTGGATTTAACGGAGTAGAACATCGTATTGAACCAGTCGCAACAATAGACGGTGTTCAGTACTATAACGACTCGAAAGCTACAAATCCTGAATCAGCGATTAAAGCACTTGATGCTTTTCCCGGAAACGTCATATTAATTGCGGGCGGCCGAGATAAAAAAACAGATTTAACTGAGTTTATGACAGTTGTCCGGGAAAAGGTTTGTCATTTAATCTTAATTGGTGAAGCTAGCGGTCGTTTTCACGAGTCAGCAGTCCGTCATGGGGTGAAAAGTATCCGTATAGAAAGTGATTTAGAAAGTGCGGTAAAATTAGCCCATCAATTAGCCGAGGGTAAGGACGTGGTTTTGCTGTCCCCAGCTTGTTCAAGCTACGATATGTTTAAGAATTATGAAGAACGAGGGAGAGCATTCAAAAGGTTTGTCCAGCATTTAGAGTAA
- the spoVE gene encoding stage V sporulation protein E, with product MGVRPKSPDFIIFFAVIALLAIGVVMVYSSSAVSAYVNFQDSYYFLKRQIIWVTLGLLAMILTMNIDYHAWRKLAKPVMLVTIVLLILVLIPGMGRVVNGARRWLGFGSLYMQPSEIAKLSMVLFCASSLALRQDRITSFVKGVLPQLLVLLVVFGLILKEPDLGTALAIGGTVFVLLFTAGAKISHLVSLGVAGVSGIIAAIIVEPYRMKRLLAFSDPWADPLDTGYHIIQSLYAIGSGGLFGVGLGRSREKFLYLPEPHTDFIFAILGEELGFIGTITVIILFFLFAWRGLKVAISAPDIFGSLMAAGITTMIIIQALMNIAVVTASMPVTGIPLPFLSFGGSALIFTLSGVGILLNISRYVNLK from the coding sequence TTGGGTGTTAGACCTAAATCGCCCGATTTTATCATTTTTTTTGCCGTAATAGCGCTATTGGCAATCGGTGTTGTAATGGTATATAGTTCGAGTGCGGTCTCCGCCTATGTCAACTTTCAAGATAGTTATTACTTTTTAAAACGACAAATCATTTGGGTAACATTGGGACTTCTGGCCATGATACTTACTATGAATATCGACTATCATGCCTGGAGAAAGCTTGCTAAGCCAGTAATGTTGGTAACAATAGTATTGCTTATCCTAGTTCTTATTCCAGGCATGGGAAGGGTCGTCAACGGCGCAAGGAGATGGCTTGGGTTTGGCTCCCTGTATATGCAGCCTTCAGAAATTGCCAAGCTTAGTATGGTGCTATTTTGTGCCAGTAGTTTAGCACTCCGTCAAGATAGGATAACCAGTTTTGTTAAAGGTGTTCTGCCCCAGCTTTTGGTATTACTTGTTGTTTTCGGGCTTATTCTGAAAGAACCAGATTTAGGAACAGCCTTAGCGATAGGTGGTACAGTATTTGTTCTTTTATTTACGGCCGGGGCCAAAATATCCCATCTTGTTTCTTTAGGGGTTGCCGGTGTGTCCGGCATTATTGCAGCCATTATAGTAGAGCCATATAGAATGAAGCGGCTGCTGGCATTTAGCGATCCTTGGGCTGATCCGCTTGATACCGGTTATCACATAATCCAGTCGCTATATGCCATTGGATCCGGGGGCTTGTTCGGGGTCGGTCTTGGCCGTAGCAGAGAAAAGTTCTTGTACTTACCAGAACCTCATACTGATTTTATTTTTGCCATTCTTGGTGAAGAACTTGGCTTTATTGGTACTATCACGGTAATTATACTTTTCTTTTTATTTGCGTGGCGTGGCTTAAAAGTCGCTATTTCGGCACCCGATATATTTGGCAGTTTAATGGCGGCTGGTATTACGACGATGATTATTATACAGGCGCTGATGAATATAGCAGTGGTTACCGCTTCTATGCCTGTAACTGGAATACCTTTACCGTTCTTGAGCTTTGGTGGGTCAGCATTGATATTTACGTTATCAGGAGTAGGGATATTACTTAACATATCACGCTATGTTAATTTAAAATGA